One genomic window of Corticium candelabrum chromosome 21, ooCorCand1.1, whole genome shotgun sequence includes the following:
- the LOC134196689 gene encoding uncharacterized protein LOC134196689, producing MAQTKEIVDQEITASQAQQQTGYNRHHATKSHGFKEKQWVLLHHQAVKRGLSPKLSAKFRGPYEIVKVIDHALNVIIQLVGKGRRCQKRVHVNRLKSYYRQGFYQGEVAKNRHSEDQDLTLEEPVQPFNDRNVKTQNKITRSTPKKDRRVSMEEEQVYAEEVYQIPVQPSVQPLQQLAEGRPRRQVILPRRLADFDLT from the coding sequence ATGGCACAGACTAAAGAAATTGTTGACCAGGAGATCACAGCATCTCAAGCTCAACAGCAGACAGGCTACAATCGTCACCACGCAACAAAAAGTCATGGTTTCAAAGAAAAGCAGTGGGTCTTACTGCATCACCAGGCAGTAAAAAGAGGACTGTCTCCCAAATTAAGTGCAAAATTTCGAGGTCCATATGAAATCGTGAAGGTGATTGACCATGCACTGAATGTTATCATACAGCTAGTGGGGAAAGGAAGGAGATGTCAAAAACGAGTGCATGTGAACCGTCTAAAATCCTATTATAGACAAGGATTTTATCAAGGAGAGGTAGCCAAGAATAGACATTCTGAAGATCAAGATCTGACGTTAGAAGAGCCTGTGCAGCCGTTCAACGACAGGAATGTGAAAACTCAGAACAAGATCACAAGATCCACACCTAAGAAGGACAGAAGAGTATCGATGGAAGAAGAACAAGTGTATGCTGAAGAAGTTTACCAAATTCCTGTACAACCATCAGTACAGCCACTTCAACAGCTTGCAGAAGGACGCCCAAGGAGACAAGTAATATTACCCAGACGATTGGCGGACTTTGATTTGACTTGA